Proteins from one Algicella marina genomic window:
- a CDS encoding MucR family transcriptional regulator gives MADEVIVEKGELLALASDIVASYVGNNAVQPDQVTEMLRSVYGTMSSLTEEAEEEQLELIPAVPIKKSVTNDYIICLEDGKKLKMLKRHLSTSYNLTPEEYREKWGLKPDYPMVAPSYAQKRQELAKKIGLGRKPKTARTK, from the coding sequence TTGGCAGATGAAGTGATCGTTGAAAAAGGTGAATTGCTGGCGTTGGCGTCGGACATTGTCGCCTCTTACGTCGGAAACAATGCAGTGCAGCCAGATCAGGTAACCGAGATGCTAAGATCGGTGTACGGGACGATGTCTTCACTGACAGAGGAAGCCGAAGAAGAGCAATTGGAGCTCATTCCGGCTGTTCCTATCAAGAAATCTGTAACAAATGACTATATTATCTGTCTCGAAGACGGCAAAAAGCTGAAGATGCTCAAGCGTCATCTCTCAACCTCTTACAATTTGACGCCTGAAGAGTACCGCGAAAAGTGGGGCCTCAAGCCCGACTATCCGATGGTGGCGCCCTCCTACGCTCAGAAACGGCAGGAACTGGCCAAGAAGATCGGCCTCGGGCGCAAGCCCAAAACGGCTCGTACCAAGTAA
- the cmk gene encoding (d)CMP kinase, which yields MQFTVALDGPAAAGKGTIARELAKQFKFAHLDTGMLYRAVGLKTLEQGHGIIDPARAAAVAGKLQDHDIQRFDLRSAMASRAASKVAVLPEVRKALLDFQRVFAKREGGAVLDGRDIGTVICPDAEVKFYVTASDEVRAMRRFKELEKQGAETSLEAVLMDLQIRDARDSGRSTAPLTQADDAVLLDTTDLSIDAAVEQAAMLINKKMG from the coding sequence ATGCAATTCACAGTGGCATTGGACGGGCCGGCTGCGGCCGGCAAGGGTACAATTGCCCGCGAGTTGGCGAAGCAGTTCAAATTTGCTCACCTCGATACTGGCATGCTCTACCGCGCCGTCGGCCTAAAAACATTGGAACAGGGGCATGGGATTATTGACCCGGCACGTGCCGCGGCGGTTGCCGGGAAATTACAGGATCACGACATCCAGCGTTTCGACCTGCGCTCCGCAATGGCATCGCGTGCTGCGTCAAAGGTTGCCGTACTTCCCGAGGTCCGCAAAGCCCTCTTGGATTTCCAGCGCGTCTTCGCAAAGCGCGAAGGTGGAGCTGTCCTTGATGGACGTGACATCGGCACAGTCATCTGCCCAGATGCCGAGGTGAAGTTCTATGTTACCGCTAGCGATGAAGTCAGAGCGATGCGACGCTTCAAGGAACTTGAGAAGCAGGGTGCCGAAACTTCGCTCGAAGCAGTGCTGATGGATCTACAAATCCGAGACGCCCGTGACAGCGGCCGTTCCACCGCGCCGCTCACTCAGGCCGATGATGCGGTCTTGCTTGATACGACTGATTTGTCTATAGACGCCGCAGTCGAGCAAGCTGCGATGCTAATCAACAAAAAAATGGGCTGA
- a CDS encoding M3 family metallopeptidase, translating into MFAPALEDALAEARDGIRKITENRAPATFDNTIVALETNGKMLDRVLSVFFNRAGTDANDVIKGLQREFSPKLSAYHSEVTLNSELFARIDALFEECDGLEPEAKRVLELYHRSFVRAGARLEGHDRDRLTSIMAELSKLGTEFSQNVQQDEEEWCMLLADDELAGLPDFVVSSTEAAAAERGETGRVVTLSRSLIVPFLESSHRRDLREKAYKAWVARGRNGDANDNRDIVRRILELRQERAKILGYESFSDFKLETEMAKTPETVRELLMAVWTPAKAQVERDAKELRALMYADGINGELEPWDWHFYAAKHQRETQDLDMAQIKPYLQLENIIEAAFDCAERLFGLKFKAADLPRPHKDAQIWEVEKNGRHMGVFIGDYFNRPSKRSGAWCSSFRSQSKVDGDVRPIVINVCNFAKPKKGQPALLTYDDARTLFHEFGHALHSLLSDVTYPRISGTSVARDFVELPSQLYEHWLSVPEILSKHARHAITGEAMPLELLEKLLSAENYGQGFATVEYVASALLDLHFHSGKTPKDPLASGREMLARIGMPSSISPRHDTTHFLHIFSSDGYSSGYYSYMWSEVMDADAFSAFEETGDPFDAEIAEKLEKWIYSAGGKEEAETLYLGFRGAMPNVSALLKQRGLVG; encoded by the coding sequence ATGTTCGCGCCCGCGCTTGAAGACGCTCTGGCAGAAGCCCGCGACGGTATTCGCAAGATTACAGAGAACCGAGCCCCGGCGACCTTTGATAACACCATCGTAGCCTTGGAAACTAACGGAAAGATGCTCGATCGTGTGCTCTCCGTGTTTTTCAATCGCGCGGGTACGGACGCCAATGATGTCATCAAAGGCCTTCAGCGTGAGTTTAGCCCGAAGCTCTCTGCTTACCACTCTGAGGTAACGCTCAATTCTGAATTGTTCGCTCGCATCGATGCGCTTTTCGAGGAATGCGACGGATTGGAGCCGGAAGCAAAGCGGGTTCTTGAGCTATATCACCGTAGCTTTGTTCGCGCTGGTGCCCGGCTTGAAGGCCATGATCGAGATCGCTTGACAAGCATAATGGCAGAACTTTCGAAACTCGGCACGGAGTTCTCCCAGAACGTGCAGCAGGATGAGGAAGAGTGGTGCATGCTGCTCGCAGATGACGAACTTGCCGGCCTGCCAGATTTCGTGGTCAGCTCAACAGAGGCGGCAGCGGCGGAGCGCGGCGAGACGGGAAGAGTAGTGACGCTTTCCCGCAGCCTGATCGTCCCCTTTCTTGAAAGCTCCCACCGCCGCGACCTGCGCGAGAAGGCGTACAAGGCTTGGGTTGCTCGGGGCCGAAATGGCGACGCCAACGACAATCGTGATATCGTTCGTAGAATCCTGGAACTGAGGCAGGAGCGGGCGAAAATACTTGGCTACGAAAGCTTTTCCGATTTCAAACTTGAGACGGAAATGGCCAAGACACCCGAAACGGTCCGGGAACTGCTGATGGCCGTCTGGACGCCTGCAAAGGCGCAAGTGGAGCGTGATGCCAAGGAACTTCGGGCCTTGATGTATGCTGACGGCATCAATGGCGAACTCGAACCATGGGACTGGCATTTCTATGCCGCCAAGCATCAGCGCGAAACGCAGGATCTGGATATGGCGCAAATCAAGCCATACCTCCAATTGGAAAACATCATTGAAGCTGCCTTCGACTGCGCCGAACGACTGTTCGGCCTCAAGTTCAAGGCTGCAGATCTTCCCCGGCCCCACAAGGACGCCCAAATCTGGGAGGTGGAAAAAAACGGTCGCCATATGGGAGTTTTTATTGGTGATTATTTCAATAGGCCGTCAAAGCGTTCCGGTGCGTGGTGTTCAAGCTTTAGGAGCCAGTCCAAAGTGGATGGCGATGTACGCCCGATCGTCATCAACGTTTGCAATTTCGCCAAGCCGAAAAAGGGGCAGCCTGCGCTTCTTACCTATGATGATGCACGCACGCTGTTTCATGAGTTCGGCCATGCACTCCACAGCCTTTTATCGGATGTCACCTACCCCAGAATTTCCGGTACATCCGTCGCGCGCGATTTTGTTGAATTGCCGAGCCAACTCTACGAGCACTGGCTCAGTGTTCCCGAAATCCTTTCCAAACATGCCCGCCACGCGATTACCGGTGAGGCCATGCCACTGGAACTTCTGGAAAAGCTCCTGTCCGCCGAGAATTACGGCCAAGGCTTCGCGACCGTTGAGTATGTTGCTTCTGCATTGCTAGATTTGCATTTCCACTCTGGAAAGACACCGAAAGATCCATTGGCCTCCGGTCGGGAGATGCTGGCACGCATTGGCATGCCATCGTCAATTTCACCGCGCCACGATACCACACACTTCCTCCACATTTTCTCAAGCGATGGCTATTCTTCTGGCTACTACTCATACATGTGGTCTGAAGTAATGGATGCTGATGCTTTTTCTGCCTTTGAGGAAACCGGTGATCCGTTCGATGCTGAAATAGCTGAGAAGCTAGAAAAATGGATATACTCTGCTGGGGGCAAAGAAGAAGCGGAAACCCTCTACTTGGGGTTCCGCGGCGCTATGCCGAACGTGAGCGCCCTTCTGAAGCAGCGTGGCCTCGTCGGGTGA
- the trmB gene encoding tRNA (guanosine(46)-N7)-methyltransferase TrmB, giving the protein MSPPKREDGAPWRNFYGRRRGKTLRPGQVEHLETTLEYLRPAGIGWDENPDRNPLDLIEIFGNDRPIWLEIGFGSGEHLLAMAERYPGVGFIGCEPFVNGVATLVPRIAARKIENIRVHPGDARDLLDVIPKGKLEKVFLLYPDPWPKKKHHRRRFMNPEALVPMARAMADGAELRVATDIADYVRHSLETVAQDANFQWEAECAEDWRRPWKDWTRTRYEAKAIREGRSPHYLTFRRVCG; this is encoded by the coding sequence ATGTCCCCACCCAAGCGCGAAGACGGCGCGCCCTGGCGCAATTTCTACGGTCGACGCCGCGGCAAGACACTGCGCCCCGGTCAGGTGGAACACCTCGAAACCACATTAGAGTATCTGCGCCCTGCGGGCATCGGCTGGGACGAAAATCCAGACCGCAACCCACTCGACCTTATTGAGATCTTTGGAAATGACCGACCGATCTGGTTGGAAATCGGGTTCGGAAGCGGCGAACACCTGCTCGCCATGGCCGAGCGCTACCCTGGAGTCGGATTTATTGGCTGCGAGCCCTTCGTCAACGGCGTGGCCACGCTTGTGCCGCGCATTGCGGCGCGCAAAATTGAAAACATTCGCGTGCATCCCGGCGACGCTCGCGATTTGCTGGATGTAATTCCTAAGGGGAAACTGGAAAAAGTGTTCCTCCTCTATCCGGACCCATGGCCCAAGAAGAAACACCATCGCAGGCGTTTCATGAATCCGGAGGCTCTGGTTCCTATGGCCCGCGCTATGGCGGATGGTGCGGAATTGCGCGTCGCCACAGATATAGCTGATTACGTGCGACATTCGCTGGAAACTGTTGCCCAGGATGCTAATTTCCAATGGGAAGCGGAGTGCGCGGAAGACTGGCGCCGACCGTGGAAGGACTGGACACGAACTCGCTACGAGGCAAAGGCTATTCGTGAAGGCCGCTCACCGCACTACCTGACATTTCGACGTGTGTGCGGGTGA
- a CDS encoding PhoH family protein: MAISELQAAPETSTVERTLSFPDNRLLIDLCGEFDRHLTQVEKALAIVITRRGNELVLHGEAAARGAEILQQLYARLEAGRDVEPGDVEGAIRMRNEPSEPADQLEMFRGEAVEIRTRKKTVEPRTPAQKAYVKSLFAQELVFGIGPAGTGKTYLAVATAVSMFLEGHVDKIILSRPAVEAGERLGFLPGTEKEKMDPYMRPLYDALYDFLPAKQVDKLIEEKQIEIAPLAFMRGRTLSNAYVVLDEAQNATTMQMKMFLTRLGEGSRMAITGDMTQIDLPRGVPSGLVEAEKILRNVPEIGFARFRSVDVVRHPMVAKIIEAYEQASPQT; the protein is encoded by the coding sequence TTGGCGATTTCAGAATTGCAGGCTGCACCCGAAACCTCGACAGTGGAACGGACTCTCAGCTTTCCGGACAACCGGCTTCTGATCGACCTCTGCGGCGAGTTTGACCGACACCTCACACAAGTTGAAAAGGCTCTCGCGATAGTCATTACTCGCCGGGGCAATGAACTGGTATTGCACGGTGAAGCGGCCGCTCGTGGCGCTGAAATCCTGCAACAACTGTATGCCCGACTGGAAGCCGGGCGTGATGTTGAACCGGGCGACGTGGAGGGTGCGATACGCATGCGTAATGAGCCATCGGAGCCCGCCGACCAGCTTGAGATGTTCAGGGGCGAAGCTGTGGAAATCCGCACGAGAAAGAAAACAGTGGAGCCACGTACGCCGGCGCAAAAGGCATATGTAAAGAGCCTCTTCGCGCAAGAACTGGTTTTCGGGATTGGCCCGGCCGGAACCGGCAAGACATACCTCGCCGTCGCCACTGCCGTGTCGATGTTCCTCGAAGGCCACGTAGACAAGATCATACTCTCGCGCCCCGCAGTGGAGGCAGGGGAGCGTCTTGGCTTTCTTCCCGGCACGGAAAAGGAGAAGATGGACCCTTACATGAGGCCCCTCTACGACGCACTCTATGATTTTCTGCCCGCGAAACAGGTCGACAAACTCATTGAGGAAAAGCAGATTGAAATAGCGCCGTTGGCCTTCATGCGGGGACGAACGTTATCGAATGCCTACGTAGTTCTCGACGAAGCGCAGAATGCCACGACGATGCAAATGAAGATGTTCTTGACCCGGCTTGGCGAAGGCTCCCGGATGGCGATCACTGGTGATATGACACAGATCGACTTACCACGCGGCGTGCCGTCTGGCTTGGTCGAGGCCGAAAAAATCCTGCGAAATGTTCCCGAAATCGGATTTGCGAGGTTTCGGAGCGTGGATGTGGTGCGACACCCAATGGTAGCCAAGATCATCGAGGCGTACGAGCAGGCAAGTCCGCAAACCTGA
- the lnt gene encoding apolipoprotein N-acyltransferase: MIASAAPFTAQKAWGRFGLGILAGASLALAQAPFNFPWIMPVLVPLVMLALDRAHSPRAAAWLGWSTGLGHFAFALSWIVEPFLVDIARHGWMAPFALILLAGGLALFWSAAFAIAARLAGPGWSRLLTAIALWAGFEWLRGHILTGFPWALPAYGLEGTPLMQASAWIGPYGLSLILLFLLALPSRGLIPLSASLVGFSALWIGGETRMRPAIDSGTTVRLIQPNAAQNQKWLPEMIPVFFERQVAATEAAGNPDVVIWSETAVPFLAGDRPDLVARMAKNTPIIYGLRRIDEAGNWYNSMAVAMEGQDLVYLDKVHLVPFGEYMPFARLFAQLGVFGLAAEDVSGFSAGESLNAVQVEGMPVFLPLICYEAVFPEEVRAARGEADWFVHITNDAWFGRWTGPYQHLAQARFRAVEHGVPVARAANTGISAMIDPFGRVIASLPLGVDGFVDAALPIALPQTMYGKFGDALFAGLLGLVATAGFLISRRA, encoded by the coding sequence GTGATAGCATCAGCCGCGCCTTTTACTGCGCAAAAGGCGTGGGGCCGGTTCGGCCTTGGAATTTTGGCCGGCGCCTCCTTGGCATTGGCTCAGGCTCCATTCAATTTTCCATGGATCATGCCTGTTCTTGTACCGCTAGTGATGTTGGCACTTGACAGGGCTCATTCTCCTCGCGCCGCAGCGTGGCTTGGCTGGAGCACCGGTCTCGGCCATTTCGCATTCGCTCTCAGTTGGATCGTAGAGCCCTTCCTTGTCGACATCGCACGACACGGCTGGATGGCTCCCTTCGCCCTGATCTTGCTAGCAGGCGGCCTAGCGCTGTTTTGGAGTGCTGCTTTTGCCATTGCAGCCCGATTGGCCGGGCCGGGATGGTCGCGGCTGTTAACGGCAATCGCGCTTTGGGCGGGATTTGAATGGCTTCGTGGTCATATACTCACAGGTTTTCCGTGGGCCCTGCCCGCCTATGGCCTGGAAGGTACACCATTGATGCAAGCCTCCGCATGGATCGGTCCCTATGGCCTGAGTTTGATACTTCTGTTCCTTCTTGCTCTCCCTTCGCGGGGCCTGATTCCGCTATCGGCCTCGCTCGTCGGTTTTTCGGCTCTCTGGATCGGCGGCGAGACACGAATGCGACCGGCCATCGACTCTGGTACAACAGTGAGACTGATACAGCCAAATGCGGCTCAGAATCAAAAATGGCTGCCGGAAATGATCCCGGTTTTCTTTGAGCGCCAGGTTGCTGCAACCGAAGCTGCAGGGAACCCTGATGTCGTAATCTGGTCGGAAACGGCAGTGCCTTTTCTTGCTGGAGATCGTCCCGATCTTGTCGCCCGAATGGCAAAGAACACCCCGATAATTTATGGTCTGCGTCGGATTGATGAAGCTGGCAATTGGTACAATTCCATGGCCGTTGCTATGGAAGGACAGGATCTCGTCTATCTCGACAAGGTACATCTGGTGCCCTTCGGCGAATACATGCCGTTTGCCCGCCTCTTTGCACAACTGGGTGTCTTCGGGTTGGCGGCGGAGGATGTCTCCGGTTTTTCGGCCGGAGAATCCCTGAATGCGGTGCAGGTCGAGGGAATGCCTGTTTTTCTGCCGCTGATTTGCTATGAGGCCGTATTTCCGGAGGAAGTGCGAGCCGCACGGGGGGAAGCGGACTGGTTTGTTCACATCACCAACGATGCGTGGTTCGGTCGATGGACGGGCCCTTATCAGCACCTCGCGCAAGCTCGATTTCGCGCCGTAGAGCATGGCGTTCCCGTGGCGAGAGCCGCCAATACAGGAATATCGGCGATGATCGACCCGTTCGGACGTGTTATCGCGTCGTTGCCTCTTGGCGTGGATGGCTTTGTAGATGCTGCATTACCTATCGCTTTGCCTCAAACGATGTACGGAAAGTTCGGTGATGCCCTGTTCGCGGGCCTCCTTGGCCTGGTAGCTACGGCAGGGTTCCTGATCTCACGCAGGGCCTGA
- the miaB gene encoding tRNA (N6-isopentenyl adenosine(37)-C2)-methylthiotransferase MiaB, translating to MTKKLFIKTYGCQMNVYDSERMAGALETSGYEVTEDQSEADMILLNTCHIREKAADKVYSELGRLKPLRTTKPGLKIGVAGCVAQAEGTEIFRRQPMVDLVVGPQAYHRLPEMEARVQKGDRAIDTEFPEEDKFDHLPTARGPKARRSPTAFLTVQEGCDKFCAFCVVPYTRGAEVSRPPERLLAEARDLVDRGVVEVTLLGQNVNAYAADGWTLAKLIREMAKIDGLKRIRFTTSHPNDMSDDLIAAHGEEPKLMPYLHLPVQSGSDKVLKAMNRRHTAEKYLSILEKMRAARPDIALSGDFIVGFPGETDADFDATLALCEEVRYAQAYSFKYSPRPGTPAAGREDVPEHVKSERLAALQEMLTKHQAEFQRAQVGKILPVLLEKPGRLPGQIVGRSPYLQAVHLQAETSDIGRIVHAQIVSSEKNSLAAQQAAATYSVV from the coding sequence ATGACCAAGAAGTTGTTTATCAAGACCTATGGATGCCAGATGAACGTTTACGACAGCGAGCGGATGGCCGGCGCGTTGGAGACGAGTGGCTACGAGGTGACTGAAGATCAATCCGAGGCAGATATGATCCTGCTGAACACCTGTCACATCCGCGAGAAGGCGGCAGACAAAGTGTATTCGGAGCTTGGTCGGCTGAAGCCATTACGCACAACCAAACCGGGGCTGAAGATCGGCGTAGCGGGATGCGTAGCTCAGGCAGAAGGCACAGAGATCTTTCGGCGCCAACCAATGGTCGATCTTGTTGTCGGGCCGCAGGCATATCATCGTTTGCCCGAAATGGAAGCGCGGGTGCAGAAAGGTGACCGTGCGATCGACACGGAATTTCCCGAAGAAGACAAATTCGATCATCTACCGACAGCGCGTGGTCCGAAAGCCCGAAGATCACCGACGGCCTTCCTCACAGTGCAAGAGGGTTGTGACAAATTCTGCGCTTTCTGCGTGGTGCCCTACACCCGCGGTGCCGAAGTGTCTCGCCCTCCAGAACGCTTGCTGGCCGAAGCCCGTGATCTTGTTGACCGGGGCGTGGTTGAAGTGACCCTTCTCGGCCAGAATGTGAACGCCTATGCCGCCGATGGTTGGACGCTGGCAAAACTCATCCGCGAAATGGCGAAGATCGACGGGTTGAAACGTATCCGCTTTACGACCAGCCATCCCAATGACATGAGCGACGATCTGATCGCAGCTCATGGAGAAGAGCCCAAACTTATGCCCTATCTGCATCTGCCGGTACAGTCCGGCAGTGACAAGGTGCTGAAGGCCATGAACAGAAGGCATACTGCAGAGAAGTATCTGTCGATACTGGAGAAGATGCGCGCCGCACGACCGGATATTGCCCTTTCGGGAGATTTCATCGTTGGCTTTCCGGGCGAGACGGATGCGGATTTCGACGCAACGTTGGCGCTCTGTGAAGAAGTGCGCTATGCGCAAGCGTATTCCTTCAAATACTCGCCCCGGCCCGGAACGCCTGCAGCGGGGCGCGAAGATGTGCCCGAGCATGTGAAATCCGAACGCCTTGCGGCACTTCAGGAAATGCTGACAAAACATCAGGCGGAGTTTCAGCGCGCACAGGTTGGCAAGATATTGCCGGTTCTTCTAGAAAAGCCAGGACGGTTACCAGGTCAGATCGTGGGACGATCTCCCTATTTGCAAGCAGTGCATCTGCAGGCGGAAACGTCTGATATCGGGCGGATCGTACACGCTCAAATCGTGAGTTCGGAGAAGAACTCGTTGGCTGCCCAGCAGGCAGCCGCAACATATAGTGTAGTATGA
- the ybeY gene encoding rRNA maturation RNase YbeY, with product MTPEVDLIIEDERWRSLPLQSISQDAVGLALAVATIKVPVEVSLLATNDEGIAELNSRFRGKSKATNVLSWPAFELFASDPGGQPTREIPSDPFGLPAIGDIALAFETVMAESQSGGIRVEDHILHLVLHGSLHLLGYDHENEADATLMESLEVRALASRGIATPY from the coding sequence ATGACGCCTGAGGTTGACCTGATTATCGAAGACGAACGCTGGCGAAGCCTGCCTTTGCAGTCAATTTCGCAGGATGCTGTGGGTTTGGCGTTGGCTGTCGCGACAATTAAAGTTCCAGTGGAAGTGTCCCTGCTGGCGACAAATGATGAGGGTATTGCCGAACTCAATTCTCGGTTCCGCGGCAAATCAAAGGCAACGAATGTGCTGTCTTGGCCAGCTTTTGAGCTATTTGCGTCCGATCCCGGCGGCCAACCAACACGAGAAATTCCCAGCGATCCCTTTGGTCTGCCCGCAATCGGCGATATTGCGCTCGCCTTCGAGACAGTGATGGCAGAATCGCAGTCTGGTGGGATACGGGTGGAAGACCATATACTGCATCTGGTCCTTCACGGTTCCTTGCATTTGTTGGGCTACGACCACGAAAATGAGGCAGATGCCACACTTATGGAGAGTTTGGAGGTCCGCGCCCTTGCCTCACGGGGTATTGCGACCCCATATTGA
- a CDS encoding BCCT family transporter: MDFVLTLVISFGIMMALSLVVFCTMKWWGVKVIGVTPVPLLTFIAILFTSGLDVGLIMFPLGEFPTYADAETGPEYAFTNPLAIEFGFWGFLIWSFYFLTSFYFCVIEPRVKFFEIPAVKVVNNIVIIGTCAFTASLFLIYLPYYIPEIGDGETVVTTFYIIVFCTILAAAYSSTDIKYVKILSLASSGLFAALIILMWLASGMGIGGFASSIGNIGGYFGNLHRFVLPINDYHEFYLFWWFAWSIMIGQFTSRFVGGLTTQQLLLALLVIPSIPLAVWFSVLYYYYTNDISTEGVLNLAMIVVGITFVVNSLDSLIRLYSDNLLLTPRRLGKPVYIAGNVAVLFGLTLLFQSQWLQIQWIGAIVVFIYLACVMFIVFRRHQEVMAIEASPEENTLDFNKIEGAH, encoded by the coding sequence ATGGATTTCGTGCTCACCCTCGTCATATCCTTCGGGATTATGATGGCGCTCTCGCTCGTTGTCTTTTGCACAATGAAGTGGTGGGGTGTGAAAGTGATCGGCGTGACACCCGTGCCGCTGCTGACTTTTATCGCGATCCTTTTCACTTCCGGTCTGGATGTCGGGCTGATCATGTTTCCTTTGGGCGAATTTCCCACCTATGCTGATGCGGAAACTGGACCCGAATACGCATTCACCAATCCGCTGGCGATAGAATTCGGTTTTTGGGGCTTCCTGATCTGGAGCTTCTACTTTCTCACGAGTTTCTATTTCTGCGTGATCGAACCGCGAGTAAAGTTTTTTGAAATTCCAGCGGTGAAAGTGGTGAACAATATCGTCATCATCGGAACATGTGCCTTCACGGCCAGTCTGTTCCTTATTTACCTGCCGTATTATATTCCTGAAATCGGCGACGGTGAGACGGTAGTGACGACATTCTATATTATAGTCTTCTGTACTATTCTCGCAGCCGCATATTCGAGCACTGACATCAAATATGTTAAAATTCTCAGCTTGGCCTCTTCCGGCCTCTTCGCCGCACTGATCATTCTGATGTGGCTTGCCTCCGGCATGGGTATCGGCGGCTTTGCGTCCTCCATAGGTAATATCGGCGGGTACTTCGGCAATCTTCACCGCTTTGTCCTGCCAATCAACGACTACCACGAATTTTATCTCTTTTGGTGGTTCGCATGGTCCATAATGATTGGCCAATTTACTTCGCGCTTTGTTGGGGGGCTCACCACCCAGCAGTTGCTGCTCGCCCTTCTCGTCATACCGTCGATCCCACTCGCAGTGTGGTTTTCTGTTCTTTACTATTACTACACAAACGACATCAGTACCGAGGGCGTTCTGAACCTGGCGATGATCGTCGTAGGCATCACCTTCGTTGTGAATTCTCTCGACAGTTTGATTCGACTCTATTCAGACAATTTGTTGCTTACACCGCGACGCTTGGGCAAGCCAGTCTACATTGCTGGCAACGTTGCGGTGCTTTTCGGATTAACTCTGCTGTTCCAGAGTCAGTGGCTGCAAATACAGTGGATCGGCGCAATCGTTGTATTCATCTACCTTGCATGTGTGATGTTCATTGTTTTCAGAAGGCACCAGGAGGTGATGGCGATAGAAGCTTCCCCTGAGGAAAACACCCTCGATTTCAACAAGATCGAGGGTGCTCACTGA
- a CDS encoding hemolysin family protein, producing the protein MGDSSEGSSSAAHGALDENPRSWMGDLWARVTGREDGESDDTKVVEPQFTPSETQTMLRNVRDMRNIRIDAISIPRADIVAVPLGASLEEVVEIFRECTFTRLPVFAETLDNPIGMIHLKDLALDFGFGAGNGTFDLEAISRPLIYVPPSMPVDVLLQKMQTERTHMALVIDEYGGVDGLLTIEDLLEQVVGEIVDEHDTEEVDLWTEEASGVYLCSSRAPLQEFEKIAGVDLLSDDLDEDVETLGGLVFMLAGRVPVRGEIVAHPQGHEFEVVDADPRSLKRVRVRLDTANSLDQAAE; encoded by the coding sequence ATGGGCGACAGTTCTGAGGGATCTTCTAGTGCAGCGCATGGCGCGCTGGACGAGAACCCGAGAAGTTGGATGGGCGACCTCTGGGCACGGGTAACCGGCCGGGAGGACGGCGAGAGCGATGACACGAAAGTAGTCGAACCCCAATTCACCCCGAGCGAAACGCAGACCATGCTGCGGAATGTGCGGGATATGCGTAACATTCGCATCGATGCAATCAGCATTCCTCGAGCCGATATCGTGGCTGTGCCGCTAGGCGCTTCGCTGGAGGAGGTCGTTGAGATCTTTCGCGAATGCACGTTCACGCGTCTTCCGGTTTTTGCCGAGACACTGGACAATCCCATCGGCATGATCCACCTGAAGGACCTTGCACTTGATTTTGGCTTTGGGGCAGGCAATGGCACATTTGATCTGGAAGCGATTTCACGGCCATTGATCTATGTTCCGCCGTCGATGCCCGTGGACGTACTCTTGCAGAAAATGCAGACAGAACGGACCCATATGGCGTTGGTAATTGATGAGTATGGCGGTGTGGACGGGTTGCTCACAATCGAGGATCTGCTGGAGCAGGTGGTCGGTGAGATTGTCGACGAGCATGATACCGAGGAAGTCGATCTCTGGACCGAGGAGGCATCAGGAGTCTATCTCTGCTCGTCTCGCGCGCCGTTGCAAGAGTTCGAAAAAATTGCAGGGGTGGACCTGCTGTCCGACGATCTCGACGAAGACGTCGAGACGCTTGGCGGTCTTGTGTTCATGCTCGCAGGTCGTGTCCCTGTGCGCGGTGAAATCGTTGCGCACCCTCAAGGGCATGAGTTTGAAGTGGTCGATGCAGACCCGCGCAGCCTGAAGCGGGTACGTGTGCGGCTTGACACCGCTAATTCACTGGATCAGGCGGCGGAATAG
- a CDS encoding glyoxalase superfamily protein produces the protein MSLSHLTLDGVKAQAKGLRRALGANGYEIAHGRALELVAQQYGFRDWNTLHARVGNAPPVPIHVGQQITGRYLGKPFKGDVIAVRSLGDDSKFALTLHFDRPIDVVEFDNFSNFRSRVSVVVDREGRTAEKTSNGEPHMALDTAVAIS, from the coding sequence ATGTCGTTATCGCATCTAACGCTGGACGGCGTTAAGGCGCAGGCTAAAGGCCTGCGAAGGGCCCTTGGCGCTAATGGATATGAAATTGCGCACGGACGTGCACTGGAACTGGTTGCTCAGCAATACGGATTCCGTGACTGGAACACACTTCACGCCAGGGTCGGCAATGCGCCACCAGTGCCGATTCATGTCGGGCAGCAGATAACTGGCCGCTATCTCGGCAAACCTTTCAAAGGCGACGTCATAGCCGTGCGCAGTCTCGGCGATGACTCTAAATTTGCGCTGACGCTACATTTCGATAGACCGATTGATGTCGTAGAGTTCGATAATTTCAGCAACTTTCGCTCACGTGTCAGCGTTGTGGTGGATCGAGAGGGGCGAACAGCGGAGAAAACTTCCAACGGAGAACCACACATGGCGCTGGATACAGCGGTTGCCATTTCATAA